From the genome of candidate division WOR-3 bacterium:
TCCGTGGTAGCAGCGCGTGGGGTAGAAGGTGTCGGAACAGGAGGAGTCTGGGTCGCACCTTTTACCACATCAATCTCGATTGATTGTGTCTCATAACTCCGACCCTGATAATCCAACTTGCATGGTCCGATTGTTAACCTCCCAAGTTTTTTGGGAGTGAGGGTATAAATGAAAGTAATAGTAGTCCGCTGGGTCATACGGCCATTTATGAAACTGATACTTGTGGATTGGGATGAAGAACGCCCCAGAACATTAAAATCGGGTAAATCGGGTAATTTAGGCGCCGGAACCCCGGTGATATCCTCACCGCTCACCGAAACATTCAAAGTAAATGTCTCACCCAGCCCAACCGTTGTTCGATCGACTGTCGCGGTAAAGTTGAGTTCACCTGCCCCTAATAACAAAGGCAGGAAAATAGTATACCACTTCATTTGAGAAACGACATAAAATTTCCGAAATGCCCGGACAAATTTCCGCATATCACCAATCCTTTTCAACCTTTTCTAATTGGGGCTTGGGCTTTTCCTTTTGCCGTTCTTCTTTCTCTTTATTTTTCAGCAACTCCAGAATTCTATTGGCATCTGCCTGAGACATCTCGGGTTTTGAACTCTGGGGTGAAGGTTGAGGTTGTCGTTGAGGTGGTTCCTGTGTCTGCTGTTTCGTAGTATCACTCTGGGGTTGATTCTTCAATTGCTCCTTCAATTTCAAACAAAACTCTAAATTCTCTTTTGCCTTACGGTCCTTATTATTCAAAAGAAGGGCGGTTTTATAGGCATTTATCGCTCCTTCCAGATCACCCTGTTTGAATTTACAATTACCAATATTGTAGATTGAATTCGCTTGAAATTTTTTATCTTTAGTAAGTAGACCGATTTCAAATTCTTTTATTGCCTCTGGATACTTCTCCATTTTATATAAAGCCCGCCCCATATTGTAGTGAATTTTGATATTGTCGGGTTCAAGAACCTGCGCCTGTTCATAGGTCTTTAAGGCATCTTCATATTTCCCTTTCCGCATAAAATCATTTCCCCGGCGCATCAATGAACCGACATCGGCATAAAGCGGAAGGAAAAATATTGGGGCGATAAAAGTGATGACAAATTTGAAGGTTGATTTTATATCCACTTTCCTCTCCGGTCACTCAAGAAAACACTGAGAAAAAACAGACCAAAGGCGATTGCCAGAAAGTATTGATAACGCTCCTCAAACTGAACATACTCACCACCCCCAAATTCCTTTTTCTTAATTGATTCCAATTCCTCAATCAACTTTTCAATGTAGGGACCTTCGGTCCTAAAAAATCTTCCATTTGCCATGCGCGCAATCAAAAGCAATAATCTATCTGCGAGTCGCGTCATAACAATATTCCCATCGCGGTCCTTTTTATAAACAACACTCCCGCCTGATGTCTCTGGAATGGGTGCCCCTTCAGGTGTGCCGATGCCCACGGTAAACACCCGCACCCCCTGGTCAATCGCCTTTTCCAATGCTGGCAGCGGATCACCTTCCAGATTATCACCGTCGGTGAAAAGGATGAGTGCCTTGTGGGTTTCTTCTTTAGGATTGAATAATGAAGAAGAAACCTCGATGGCACGGGCAATATTTGTCCCAGGTCGTGGTATCATATTCGGTTCGATGATATCCAGAAATAGTTTAGCGGCATCGATATCCGTTGTCAATGGGCACATCACATAGCAGTCTCCCGCAAAGGCGGTAATACCTACCTGATGGGTTCCGAGATTATTAAGTAGATATGCAATGTCCTGTTTCGCCCTCTCTAATCTCGAAGGTTTGACATCCTGGGCATACATGCTTTTGGAGGCATCAAGGGCAATAACGATATCAATACCCTTCCCTTTATAAATCTGTAATTTTTCACCCCATTTAGGACGGGCAAGACTGATAATCAGAAATAATACTGCACCCAAAAAGAGCAACGATTTTATCCAGAACATTCGCCCGTTGAACATCTCGATAAGAAATGGAATCAGATTATCATCAGCAAATTTTTTAAGCGCGCGCTTTTTCTGAAGATAGAGTAATATAAATCCCAGCCACATGACTGGAAGCACGAGGAGGAGATAAAGGTATTTTGGTTCTGCCCACTTGATCACGGTAGCCTCCTCAACCATGTCACTGAGAGAATAAAATTAGCGAAACAAAAGATGATCGCCGGAAGCATGAAAGATTGTGCCTTCTCTGAATAGACTGTGTATCTTGATACTTTAAAAGTGGTGGGTTCCAGTTTATCAATTTCATCATAAATAGTTTTCAGCGCCTGGGCATCGGTCGCAAGAAACGCCCTCCCACCGGTGAGGTTAGCAATCTCTTCTAAGGTTTTCATATCCAAATCCACTTCTTCACGTACATAAATCTTGCCGTATATTGGATGGCGCACCGGTATCGGAACCGGTCCCTTGGAGCCAACACCAATACAATAAACTTTGATATTATGGGCTTGGGCAAGTCTGGCGGCCGTGAGCGGATCAACTTCTCCAGCATTATTAAGTCCATCGGTCAAGAGTATAATTATTTTCTCTTTCGCTTTGGAGTCCTTCAATCTTGCCACCGCGGTTGCTAACCCCATTCCAATCGCGGTTCCGTCCTGGATGATACCGAAATCAATCCGATCCAATAGGTCGAGTAGGATCTTATGGTCAATGGTAAGGGGACATTGAGTCAATGCCGTCACCGCAAATATCACCAGGCCAATCCGGTCGCCTGGTCTTTTTGAGATAAACTCCTTGGCGCGTTCTTTTGCCACATATAAGCGATTCTTGGGACTGAAATCTTCTGCCTGCATCGTGCCGGAGATATCAAGACAGAGCATGATATCCACACCTCGGGTCTCGGTCTCTTCATACACCCGACCCTGTTGAGGCCGGGCAAGACCCAAAACCATTAGGATAAGGCATCCGGCATTAAGAATAAGAAAAAGATACTTGAAAAAGTAGTTCCGGTGTGGATAAATTTTGAAAAAGTGGGTATCGGAAAATTTAATCGCCGCGGTGCGTTTTTTCAGCTCCCAGTATATCAATCCTGCCACCGGTATGAGTAATAGAAAGAATAATGGTTGGGCAAATCTCATTTTTCTAACTCCGTTTCTTCCGGGATGGTTTTTAGAATCAACTCCCGACTCTTTTTCAGTATCTCATCCGTCGCTTCTGATGAAGGAATAAATTTTGCATACTTAACCATATCTGCAAACTGGAATACACGTTGGAATTCATCACGCATGGGGACCTTTAGTAACTTCATACTTTGAATTATCTCGGTGGTTGTCTGTTCAATCGCAGGAAAATGGAATCTTTCCTCTAAGTATCGCTTAATGATCTCAGTAAGTGTATAATAAAATTTCTTTATTAAACCTTTGTTTAACAAATCCTCTTTTACCAATCCATCAAGCGCATTCAAAGCCCGCTCCCAACATGGAATTTTTCTTTCCGCTACAGACTTTTGTTGTCTCCACCTTCGGTAAAAGCGTAGTCCGAGAAAGGTCGATAGCCCGGCAGCGACAACAATCAACAAAATTATCACTGGCAGGTAACTGGGAAATTCTATCATTTCTTTGATGTCATTAATATCCTTCATCTCTTGAGGTAAAACGCTAGCCACTTTGATTTCTACTGAATCGGTTTGCACGGTATCAATTTTGGTTCCGTCCTTAAAGATGAACTTCAAAGGCGGAAACTTTAAATCGCCGGTGGCGAAGGCAGCCGCCTTTATAAGATAATTATGTTTTGCAAATCCTTTCTCCTGAACAATCTTGTGTTGCTGATCAATTATTGTGAATGGTCCAATGGAATCAACGAATGGCTCTGAAATATTCTTACCAGTGGGGAAGGTGACTTCAACAATTATCTCAAAAGGATCACCGATGGTCAGTTTTCGGTTGATATACTCTCGAGCAAGATTTGCTCTTGCTTCAATCTTATATAACAGAAAAATCAATAGTATCATATCGCCATTTAGCGAAATCTGCGCGCCCGTTCTTCAAAGAATTTGTGGAGTTTGGGCGTAAAATCTTCAGCAGTTTTTAAATCGATATAATCAACACCCAACGATTTAAACAATCGCTCCTGGGCGATCGCCTTCATTTCACAATAACGCCGGTATTGGTCAAGCAAACTCTTATCATCGGTATTCACCATCATAATCTCGCCGGTTTCTAAGTCCTCAAATTCCACGATACCCAATTTGGGAATATCTTCTTCCCGAGGATCCGTGATTCTTATCACCACTAAGTCATGTTTTTTTGCAGCTACCCCAAAAGGTATCCGAATCTTTTCGGGTTCAAATCCTGAACCAAGAAAATCGCTTATGAAAAAGACAATCGCCCGATGTCTTAAGATATGCATCAAAAATTCAACCGCTTGAACGGGATCGGTACCTTTGTGTTCAGGCTGGAAATAAAGGATATCCCGGATCAACCGTAAAACATGGAAACGCCCTTTTTTTGGTGGAACATATTTCTCTACACGATCGGTGAAGAAAAGCAGTCCCACTTTGTCATTGTTGCGCACCGCAGAAAATGCTAATGTCGCTGCCACCATCGCTGCCTGTTCAATCTTCAATTGATTTTTGGTCCCGAAATGGCTTGAACCAGATGCATCAACGCATAATATCACTGTCAGTTCCCTTTCTTCCACATATTTTTTCACATACGGTCGTCCCATCCTTGCCGTGACCTTCCAGTCAATGGCACGAATATCATCGCCTGGAAGATACTCGCGCACATCCACAAACTCTATTCCGGTGCCTTTAAATGATGATTTATATTCGCCAGCAAAAGTTGTATTCACCAACTTCTTGGTGCGAATTTCAATCGCACGAATTTTTTTTACAAATTCTGGAGCAAGCATTTACGGGACTTCTACTCCGGCAAGAATTTTTTGAATAATTTCATCAGTCGTTATTTCTTCAGCTTCTGCCTCGTAGGTGAGGATGATGCGGTGTCTCAGGACATCCGGTGCGAGCTCCTTGATATCTTCGGGAATTACAAAACCACGCCGCTTCAAAAAAGCCATCGCCCGGGCGGTGGTGGTAAGATATATTGATGCTCGTGGTGATGCACCGTATCGGATTAGACCTTTCAACTCATTGAGATTATACTTTTCCGGCTCTCGGGTTGCAAAAACCAGATCCACGATGTAATCCTTTATCTTCTTATCCACATAGATTTTTTTACACAATTCTCGGGCTTTGATGATCGTGGCGGGATCGACCACCGGCTTTATCTCCGGCTCACCGCTCACCGCAATCCGTTCAATGATCTCTTTCTCCTCTTCCTTGGTGGGATAAGTAATCTTCACCTTCAGCAAAAACCGATCAACCTGGGCTTCGGGTAAAGGATAGGTACCCTCTTGTTCGATAGGATTCTGGGTTGCCAATACCAGAAATGGGTCATCAAGTTTGAAGGTCTCTTCGCCGATCGTCACCTGCCTTTCCTGCATCGCCTCCAAGAGTGCGCTTTGAACCTTGGGTGGTGTGCGGTTGATTTCATCTGCCAGAATAATATTGGCAAAAATCGGACCCTTGCTCACCGTAAATTCACCGGTGCGTTGGTTATAGATCAATGTACCGGTGATATCTGCCGGCAACAAATCTGGAGTGAATTGGATGCGCTGGAATTTTGCCTTTATTGCCCGCGCCAGGGTGCGCACGGCATAAGTCTTTGCCAGCCCCGGCACCCCTTCTATCAAGACATGACCGTTCGCCAGTAGACCGATTAACAACCGGTTTATCAAATAATTCTGCCCTACAATCGCCTTGCTAATCTCCGCTATCAGTGCCTGCACAAACAGACTTTCTCGCTCAATCTCCTCATTTATCTGTTTAATATCATCTTTAAGCTCCATATTCATGACCCCCTTCTTTTTACTCTATCGCCTTTTGATAATTCTGCGCTACCAATATTTTTAAAGATAAATGGCAGCTCCGTATTCAATCCGCGTAAAGAATTTAAATGGGCTACCATCGGAATATTGGTTATATAATATATGACAATCAGATATCTTCAAGGTTTATTTAAAATAAAAAGGCGGATGCATCATACACCCGCCTTTTTAATAAATTGGTTCGGCACCTATCTTATCACAATCTTTCCTGATTTTTCTTTATCAGATGATATGAACCTGTAGAAATAAACCCCGGAATTCACTCTTTTAC
Proteins encoded in this window:
- a CDS encoding tetratricopeptide repeat protein, yielding MDIKSTFKFVITFIAPIFFLPLYADVGSLMRRGNDFMRKGKYEDALKTYEQAQVLEPDNIKIHYNMGRALYKMEKYPEAIKEFEIGLLTKDKKFQANSIYNIGNCKFKQGDLEGAINAYKTALLLNNKDRKAKENLEFCLKLKEQLKNQPQSDTTKQQTQEPPQRQPQPSPQSSKPEMSQADANRILELLKNKEKEERQKEKPKPQLEKVEKDW
- a CDS encoding VWA domain-containing protein, giving the protein MIKWAEPKYLYLLLVLPVMWLGFILLYLQKKRALKKFADDNLIPFLIEMFNGRMFWIKSLLFLGAVLFLIISLARPKWGEKLQIYKGKGIDIVIALDASKSMYAQDVKPSRLERAKQDIAYLLNNLGTHQVGITAFAGDCYVMCPLTTDIDAAKLFLDIIEPNMIPRPGTNIARAIEVSSSLFNPKEETHKALILFTDGDNLEGDPLPALEKAIDQGVRVFTVGIGTPEGAPIPETSGGSVVYKKDRDGNIVMTRLADRLLLLIARMANGRFFRTEGPYIEKLIEELESIKKKEFGGGEYVQFEERYQYFLAIAFGLFFLSVFLSDRRGKWI
- a CDS encoding VWA domain-containing protein, with the translated sequence MRFAQPLFFLLLIPVAGLIYWELKKRTAAIKFSDTHFFKIYPHRNYFFKYLFLILNAGCLILMVLGLARPQQGRVYEETETRGVDIMLCLDISGTMQAEDFSPKNRLYVAKERAKEFISKRPGDRIGLVIFAVTALTQCPLTIDHKILLDLLDRIDFGIIQDGTAIGMGLATAVARLKDSKAKEKIIILLTDGLNNAGEVDPLTAARLAQAHNIKVYCIGVGSKGPVPIPVRHPIYGKIYVREEVDLDMKTLEEIANLTGGRAFLATDAQALKTIYDEIDKLEPTTFKVSRYTVYSEKAQSFMLPAIIFCFANFILSVTWLRRLP
- a CDS encoding DUF58 domain-containing protein, producing MLAPEFVKKIRAIEIRTKKLVNTTFAGEYKSSFKGTGIEFVDVREYLPGDDIRAIDWKVTARMGRPYVKKYVEERELTVILCVDASGSSHFGTKNQLKIEQAAMVAATLAFSAVRNNDKVGLLFFTDRVEKYVPPKKGRFHVLRLIRDILYFQPEHKGTDPVQAVEFLMHILRHRAIVFFISDFLGSGFEPEKIRIPFGVAAKKHDLVVIRITDPREEDIPKLGIVEFEDLETGEIMMVNTDDKSLLDQYRRYCEMKAIAQERLFKSLGVDYIDLKTAEDFTPKLHKFFEERARRFR
- a CDS encoding MoxR family ATPase, which codes for MNMELKDDIKQINEEIERESLFVQALIAEISKAIVGQNYLINRLLIGLLANGHVLIEGVPGLAKTYAVRTLARAIKAKFQRIQFTPDLLPADITGTLIYNQRTGEFTVSKGPIFANIILADEINRTPPKVQSALLEAMQERQVTIGEETFKLDDPFLVLATQNPIEQEGTYPLPEAQVDRFLLKVKITYPTKEEEKEIIERIAVSGEPEIKPVVDPATIIKARELCKKIYVDKKIKDYIVDLVFATREPEKYNLNELKGLIRYGASPRASIYLTTTARAMAFLKRRGFVIPEDIKELAPDVLRHRIILTYEAEAEEITTDEIIQKILAGVEVP